A window of the Agromyces mariniharenae genome harbors these coding sequences:
- a CDS encoding 3'-5' exonuclease, translating into MPVDFTAIDFETANPSSASACSVGLVKVRDGRVVDRVHWYIRPPFPHDEFSEWNVRIHGITRDMVDDAPGWPVHLPALREFAGGDVLVAHNAGFDMGVIAKTSTAFGLAIPDFRYLCSLQVARRTYHLESYRLPSAAMAAGFEDFSHHDALADAEACAAIIVHAAKRHEADDVERLAHVTRVPLGAIGPVATQAQQSAHGPMALQ; encoded by the coding sequence GTGCCAGTGGACTTCACCGCGATCGACTTCGAAACCGCCAATCCGTCGAGCGCGTCGGCCTGCTCGGTCGGCCTCGTGAAGGTGCGCGACGGCAGGGTCGTCGACCGGGTGCACTGGTACATCCGGCCGCCGTTCCCGCACGACGAGTTCTCGGAGTGGAACGTGCGCATCCACGGCATCACGCGCGACATGGTCGACGACGCGCCCGGCTGGCCCGTGCACCTGCCCGCGCTGCGGGAGTTCGCCGGGGGCGACGTGCTCGTCGCCCACAACGCCGGGTTCGACATGGGCGTCATCGCCAAGACGTCGACCGCGTTCGGGCTCGCGATCCCCGACTTCCGCTACCTCTGCAGCCTGCAGGTGGCGCGCCGCACGTACCACCTCGAGTCGTACCGGCTGCCGTCGGCGGCGATGGCCGCGGGGTTCGAGGACTTCTCGCACCACGACGCGCTCGCCGACGCCGAGGCGTGCGCGGCGATCATCGTGCACGCCGCGAAGCGCCACGAGGCCGACGACGTCGAGCGCCTGGCGCACGTCACGCGCGTGCCGCTGGGCGCGATCGGGCCGGTCGCGACCCAGGCGCAGCAGTCGGCGCACGGGCCGATGGCGCTGCAGTAG
- a CDS encoding nuclear transport factor 2 family protein → MTELPAPVAEAFDATNVGDLDRFVGAFAEDGVIDDWGREFRGRDEIAGWSRRESIGVNQTFDVTDVRTAGDVVIVAADVGGDGFNGPSTFTFRLAPGGAAIERMTITG, encoded by the coding sequence ATGACCGAGCTGCCCGCACCGGTTGCGGAGGCGTTCGACGCGACCAACGTCGGCGACCTCGACCGGTTCGTCGGCGCCTTCGCCGAGGACGGCGTCATCGACGACTGGGGCCGCGAGTTCCGCGGCCGCGACGAGATCGCCGGCTGGAGCCGCCGCGAGTCGATCGGCGTGAACCAGACCTTCGACGTCACCGACGTGCGCACGGCGGGCGACGTGGTGATCGTCGCGGCCGACGTCGGCGGCGACGGGTTCAACGGGCCCTCGACGTTCACCTTCCGGCTCGCGCCGGGCGGCGCGGCCATCGAGCGCATGACCATCACGGGGTGA
- a CDS encoding class I SAM-dependent methyltransferase has protein sequence MSDSPETTGTGRRDGLVADPTDPATVRSARSFGAAASVYHASRPGYPVDAIAWLIGDAQRVLDLGAGTGKLTEALIELDRDVIAVDPVEEMLEELEVAVPGVPRILGTAEDIPIEDDSVDAVVAGQAWHWFVPERAVPEIARVLRPGGVLGLVWNSRDTSADWLREAGEIMHERHDASATFESYVRIGSPFGPIEEHTVEWHERMSRSRFLDLVRSRSYFITASPEEQASTIATLETLLDTHPDVAGAEELAVPYVTRCFRARLR, from the coding sequence GTGAGCGATTCCCCCGAGACCACGGGCACCGGCCGGCGCGACGGCCTCGTCGCCGACCCGACCGACCCCGCGACCGTGCGGTCGGCGCGCTCGTTCGGCGCCGCGGCATCCGTGTACCACGCGTCGCGCCCGGGCTACCCGGTCGACGCGATCGCCTGGCTCATCGGCGACGCGCAGCGCGTGCTCGACCTCGGGGCCGGCACCGGCAAGCTCACCGAGGCGCTCATCGAGCTCGATCGCGACGTGATCGCCGTCGACCCGGTCGAGGAGATGCTCGAGGAGCTCGAGGTCGCGGTGCCCGGCGTGCCGCGCATCCTCGGCACGGCCGAGGACATCCCCATCGAGGACGACTCGGTCGACGCCGTCGTGGCCGGCCAGGCGTGGCACTGGTTCGTGCCCGAGCGCGCGGTGCCCGAGATCGCCCGCGTGCTGCGTCCCGGCGGCGTGCTCGGCCTGGTCTGGAACAGCCGCGACACGAGCGCGGACTGGCTGCGCGAGGCCGGCGAGATCATGCACGAGCGGCACGACGCGAGCGCCACGTTCGAGAGCTACGTGCGCATCGGGTCGCCGTTCGGTCCGATCGAGGAGCACACGGTCGAATGGCACGAGCGGATGTCGCGGTCGCGCTTCCTCGACCTCGTGCGCTCGCGCAGCTACTTCATCACGGCGTCGCCCGAGGAGCAGGCGTCGACCATCGCGACGCTCGAGACGCTGCTCGACACGCATCCCGACGTCGCCGGCGCGGAGGAGCTCGCGGTGCCCTACGTCACGCGGTGCTTCCGCGCGCGCCTCCGGTAG
- a CDS encoding caspase family protein, with the protein MNAVRPPSPSAPPSPPTAAAPAAPRGGPDLSAAELADLRPHVITLEDGKLATGAPSEPRDVGAYRTTTGDVDALFETHLPAFIAAHAPGPVPVVLYAHGGLVDKASGFGIAQQQVAWWKENGVYPIHFVWETGLGTALWDALRRWASGGRRGWVDEAKDTFLEVAARLLGGGGIWNDMKIDAAAASVKGGGGHYFVRALARFMAEHPNEIEVHAVGHSAGSIFHSHLLDAALEADVPEISSLSLLAPAVRVDTFSKLVMPHARSGKIARVAIFTMDDEAERADTCLRIYNKSLLYLVSASFEPQKATPILGMAKFLTRDAELADFFTGASADGDLVLAPNAVGVRTASAATSHGDFDDDAPTMESVARRVAGVGAVSAFPKGRSREIAPWPEYEDVPGAVAGTRSADGAGGTDAAPGTGARRALCIGVDAYPDEGDRLRGCVADARAWAEALRAAQFEVTELTDAAATRDAILRGILELVSQAAPGDVLAVQYSGHGTFVPDLDADEEDGDVAKDEALCPVDFRKQGRLIIDDDLARIWDVIPEGVALTAFFDSCHSGSANRAPRVDLTPVGDSLPRAVVLTREDEQAYRADRGVAPVSDDDDAVRDAAIASVLASEVVAPAAPRAAGVRREVLFSACKATEVAWESGGHGDFTRTALPLLTTGVGSVSNRDFVRQVVEQFGANRRQTPEFHGEEVLGGRILLGTASASAVAADGVATVGTGTVTPVGPGPRTDDGAASDRQRDAVVAILRATADLLEG; encoded by the coding sequence ATGAACGCCGTACGCCCGCCGAGCCCGTCCGCTCCTCCGTCGCCGCCGACCGCTGCGGCCCCGGCCGCCCCGCGTGGCGGCCCCGACCTCTCGGCGGCGGAGCTCGCCGACCTGCGGCCGCACGTGATCACGCTCGAGGACGGGAAGCTCGCCACGGGCGCGCCCTCCGAGCCGCGCGACGTGGGCGCCTACCGCACGACCACGGGTGACGTCGACGCCCTCTTCGAGACGCACCTGCCCGCCTTCATCGCCGCGCACGCGCCCGGTCCCGTGCCGGTCGTGCTCTACGCCCACGGTGGACTCGTCGACAAGGCCTCGGGCTTCGGCATCGCGCAGCAGCAGGTGGCGTGGTGGAAGGAGAACGGCGTCTACCCGATCCACTTCGTGTGGGAGACGGGCCTCGGCACGGCGCTGTGGGACGCACTGCGGCGCTGGGCGTCGGGCGGCCGCCGCGGCTGGGTCGACGAGGCGAAGGACACGTTCCTCGAGGTCGCCGCGCGGCTGCTCGGCGGCGGCGGGATCTGGAACGACATGAAGATCGACGCGGCCGCGGCATCCGTGAAGGGCGGCGGCGGCCACTACTTCGTGCGCGCCCTCGCGAGGTTCATGGCCGAGCACCCCAACGAGATCGAGGTGCACGCGGTCGGCCACAGCGCGGGCTCGATCTTCCACTCGCACCTGCTCGACGCGGCGCTCGAGGCGGATGTCCCCGAGATCTCGTCGCTCAGCCTGCTCGCGCCGGCCGTGCGCGTCGACACCTTCTCGAAGCTCGTGATGCCGCACGCGCGCAGCGGCAAGATCGCCCGCGTCGCGATCTTCACGATGGACGACGAGGCCGAGCGCGCCGACACCTGCCTGCGCATCTACAACAAGTCGCTGCTCTACCTCGTGTCGGCGTCGTTCGAGCCGCAGAAGGCGACCCCGATCCTGGGCATGGCGAAGTTCCTCACCCGCGACGCCGAGCTCGCCGACTTCTTCACGGGCGCGTCGGCCGACGGCGACCTCGTGCTCGCCCCCAACGCCGTCGGCGTGCGCACGGCGAGCGCCGCGACCTCGCACGGCGACTTCGACGACGACGCCCCGACCATGGAGAGCGTGGCCCGACGCGTCGCGGGCGTCGGCGCCGTCTCGGCCTTCCCGAAGGGACGCTCGCGCGAGATCGCACCCTGGCCCGAGTACGAGGACGTGCCCGGGGCCGTCGCCGGGACCCGCTCGGCCGACGGCGCCGGGGGCACGGATGCCGCGCCGGGCACCGGAGCCCGCCGGGCGCTCTGCATCGGCGTCGACGCGTACCCCGACGAGGGCGACCGCCTGCGCGGCTGCGTCGCCGACGCGCGTGCCTGGGCCGAGGCCCTGCGCGCGGCGCAGTTCGAGGTCACCGAGCTGACGGATGCCGCGGCTACCCGCGACGCGATCCTCCGCGGCATCCTCGAGCTCGTGAGCCAGGCCGCGCCGGGCGACGTGCTCGCGGTGCAGTACTCGGGACACGGCACCTTCGTGCCCGACCTCGACGCCGACGAGGAGGACGGCGACGTCGCGAAGGACGAGGCGCTCTGCCCCGTCGACTTCCGCAAGCAGGGCCGGCTCATCATCGACGACGACCTCGCCCGCATCTGGGACGTGATCCCCGAGGGCGTGGCGCTCACCGCGTTCTTCGACAGCTGCCACTCGGGCTCGGCGAACCGGGCGCCGCGCGTGGACCTCACGCCCGTCGGCGACTCGCTGCCGCGCGCCGTCGTGCTCACGCGCGAGGACGAGCAGGCGTACCGCGCCGACCGCGGCGTCGCTCCGGTGTCCGATGACGACGACGCGGTGCGGGATGCCGCGATCGCGAGCGTGCTCGCCTCCGAGGTGGTCGCGCCGGCCGCGCCCAGGGCCGCCGGTGTGCGGCGCGAGGTGCTGTTCAGCGCCTGCAAGGCCACCGAGGTGGCGTGGGAGTCCGGGGGGCACGGCGACTTCACGCGCACGGCGCTCCCGCTGCTGACGACCGGCGTCGGCTCGGTCTCGAACCGGGACTTCGTGCGGCAGGTCGTCGAGCAGTTCGGCGCGAACCGCCGGCAGACGCCCGAGTTCCATGGCGAGGAGGTGCTCGGCGGGCGGATCCTGCTCGGCACCGCGAGCGCGTCGGCGGTCGCCGCCGACGGCGTCGCCACGGTCGGGACCGGCACGGTCACGCCGGTCGGCCCCGGACCGCGCACCGACGACGGCGCGGCATCCGATCGCCAGCGCGACGCCGTGGTCGCGATCCTGCGCGCGACGGCCGACCTGCTGGAGGGCTGA
- a CDS encoding DUF7363 domain-containing protein has product MPRAEARAMMPPPAMLGARGAVRVVAPAEALDWTPPSSGRVLARADLVGTGGGPPVVVISLAEDVDPRRVIVFVQVEALLCSFRPTGDDPDALEVVLPFAIGPRRGVVVVVECETEAEAEELARVYAARLETAAPEAPRSAEPPAEAAEPGAEEPPITRSAPPPPPPPSFPLPAPGLPPDFGPEDSTGVGGAGDESAERRALAHVHAEMPRRVVVDEVTEVRFRLSRRRLEASAGTTHAEQGIMIDPRRDVTVTIALRGFRLVEGERESIVERLPESEADVAERVFRVVGPIPGNGEVSLVVRQDADLPLATLRLTAEIVAAGARAAAEPTRVTADVVEPDPELVALPSIRIDESIVGTDSRLRIRVTVGPGAAECETPIADKAAFISRTYEKVAGIRAELAEITDRDKRARRGRDRLRRLGMGLAQALFSPKVLAFLWTAQDDLDGLIVQTAGELDIPWEVVHLVPPPGVADDRKPRFLSGYGLTRWVYDTAHPTELTVTAAGVRFVCPDYADRHLRLAHTAEERKFLEGQFAATTIDPDDADGITGLMRQGFDLLHFAGHGRWSAAPPQVQELLLAAFSETEDLPLARYSDGELRRDLPDRGRIDDADTGPFVFLNACDIGRLPAGPAALGGFPEAFLRGGAAAFVGCSWAVGDEPASTFVEAFYLALADDRLTMAEATRKARRAANEVADLSELAYAVYAHPRARILLDQPDQPAPADEPAPADQPIPEGPQP; this is encoded by the coding sequence ATGCCGCGGGCGGAGGCCCGGGCGATGATGCCGCCGCCGGCGATGCTCGGTGCGCGCGGCGCGGTGCGCGTGGTCGCCCCGGCGGAGGCCCTCGACTGGACGCCGCCATCGTCGGGACGCGTGCTCGCGCGCGCCGACCTCGTCGGAACGGGTGGTGGGCCGCCGGTCGTCGTCATCTCGCTCGCCGAGGACGTCGACCCGCGTCGCGTCATCGTGTTCGTGCAGGTCGAGGCCCTGCTCTGCTCGTTCCGCCCGACGGGCGACGATCCCGACGCACTCGAGGTCGTGCTGCCGTTCGCCATCGGGCCGCGCCGCGGAGTCGTCGTGGTCGTGGAGTGCGAGACCGAGGCGGAGGCTGAGGAGCTCGCCCGCGTCTACGCCGCGCGGCTGGAGACCGCGGCGCCCGAGGCGCCGCGGAGCGCGGAGCCGCCCGCGGAAGCCGCCGAGCCCGGCGCCGAGGAACCGCCGATCACTCGATCCGCACCACCGCCGCCGCCGCCCCCGTCGTTCCCGCTGCCCGCGCCCGGCCTGCCCCCCGACTTCGGCCCCGAGGATTCGACGGGCGTCGGCGGTGCCGGCGACGAGTCCGCCGAGCGACGCGCGCTCGCGCACGTGCACGCCGAGATGCCCCGCCGCGTCGTGGTCGACGAGGTCACCGAGGTGCGATTCCGCCTGAGCCGGCGGCGGCTCGAGGCATCCGCGGGCACGACGCACGCCGAGCAGGGGATCATGATCGATCCGCGACGGGACGTCACGGTGACGATCGCGCTGCGGGGGTTCAGGCTCGTGGAGGGCGAACGCGAGAGCATCGTCGAACGCCTGCCGGAATCCGAGGCGGACGTTGCCGAGCGCGTGTTCCGCGTCGTCGGGCCGATCCCGGGCAACGGCGAGGTGTCACTCGTCGTGCGCCAGGACGCCGACCTGCCGCTCGCCACGCTGCGCCTCACCGCGGAGATCGTCGCCGCGGGCGCGCGCGCCGCCGCCGAGCCGACCCGGGTGACCGCCGACGTCGTCGAGCCCGACCCCGAGCTCGTGGCGCTGCCGAGCATCCGCATCGACGAGTCGATCGTGGGCACCGACTCGCGACTGCGCATCCGCGTGACCGTCGGTCCCGGCGCCGCCGAGTGCGAGACCCCCATCGCCGACAAGGCCGCGTTCATCTCGCGCACGTACGAGAAGGTCGCCGGCATCCGCGCCGAGCTCGCGGAGATCACCGATCGCGACAAGCGCGCTCGCCGCGGCCGCGACCGTCTGCGGCGGCTCGGCATGGGGCTCGCCCAGGCGCTGTTCTCACCGAAGGTGCTCGCGTTCCTCTGGACGGCCCAGGACGACCTCGACGGCCTCATCGTGCAGACCGCGGGCGAGCTCGACATCCCGTGGGAGGTCGTGCACCTCGTGCCGCCGCCGGGCGTCGCCGATGACCGGAAGCCGCGCTTCCTCAGCGGCTACGGCCTCACCCGGTGGGTGTACGACACGGCGCACCCGACCGAGCTGACCGTCACGGCCGCGGGCGTGCGCTTCGTGTGCCCCGACTACGCCGATCGGCATCTTCGCCTCGCGCACACCGCCGAGGAGCGGAAGTTCCTCGAGGGCCAGTTCGCCGCGACGACCATCGACCCCGACGACGCCGACGGCATCACCGGGCTCATGCGGCAGGGATTCGACCTGCTGCACTTCGCCGGGCACGGACGCTGGAGCGCTGCGCCGCCGCAGGTGCAGGAGCTGCTGCTGGCGGCGTTCAGCGAGACGGAGGACCTGCCGCTCGCGCGCTACTCCGACGGCGAGCTGCGGCGCGACCTGCCCGACCGGGGACGCATCGACGACGCCGACACCGGGCCGTTCGTGTTCCTCAACGCATGCGACATCGGCCGCCTGCCGGCCGGCCCCGCGGCACTCGGCGGATTCCCCGAGGCGTTCCTTCGCGGCGGCGCCGCCGCGTTCGTCGGATGCTCGTGGGCCGTCGGCGACGAGCCCGCCTCGACGTTCGTGGAGGCGTTCTACCTCGCGCTCGCCGACGACCGGCTCACGATGGCCGAGGCGACGCGCAAGGCCCGCCGCGCCGCGAACGAGGTGGCCGACCTCTCCGAGCTCGCCTACGCCGTGTACGCGCACCCGCGCGCACGCATCCTCCTCGACCAGCCCGACCAGCCCGCACCGGCCGACGAGCCCGCACCGGCCGACCAGCCCATCCCGGAAGGACCGCAGCCATGA
- a CDS encoding DMT family transporter, with translation MERGRMYLFLALANLFWAGNYVFGEMVTREISPISLTFFRWAFAVLPLLGLAWLIERPNWREAWREWKLHLLQSVLGLTGYTLLLYAALGLTGAVNAAVISAINPATIALAAAIFLHERLNRVQALGIVVAFVGVTVVLTGGDLVQLVEQGFGVGDLLVIGSVLAWTVYSLISRRLVTPPITATSVQAVFAVVTMLPLIAFTGVSLPSSPGGALGLAYIVVFPSMAGYALWNIGASKVGPSRAGIFLNLLPVFTVVIALAFGATLELPAVIGGAIVIAGVYLTLHQRRSRGTVGLEGSASGLSGDPIEPITKKRPE, from the coding sequence GTGGAACGCGGCCGGATGTACCTCTTCCTGGCGCTCGCGAACCTCTTCTGGGCCGGCAACTACGTGTTCGGCGAGATGGTCACGCGGGAGATCTCGCCGATCTCGCTGACGTTCTTCCGCTGGGCGTTCGCGGTGCTGCCGCTGCTCGGCCTGGCGTGGCTCATCGAGCGGCCGAACTGGCGCGAGGCGTGGCGCGAGTGGAAGCTGCACCTGCTGCAGTCGGTGCTCGGTCTCACTGGGTACACCCTGCTCCTGTACGCCGCGCTCGGACTGACAGGCGCGGTGAACGCCGCCGTCATCAGCGCCATCAACCCGGCCACGATCGCGCTCGCCGCGGCGATCTTCCTGCACGAGCGGCTGAACCGGGTGCAGGCGCTCGGCATCGTCGTCGCGTTCGTGGGCGTGACCGTCGTGCTCACGGGCGGCGACCTCGTGCAGCTCGTCGAGCAGGGCTTCGGCGTCGGCGACCTGCTGGTCATCGGCTCGGTGCTCGCGTGGACGGTCTACTCGCTCATCTCGCGGCGCCTCGTGACGCCGCCCATCACGGCGACCTCGGTGCAGGCGGTGTTCGCCGTCGTCACGATGCTGCCGCTCATCGCGTTCACCGGCGTCTCGCTGCCGTCGTCGCCCGGCGGTGCGCTCGGGCTGGCCTATATCGTGGTCTTCCCGTCGATGGCCGGGTACGCGCTCTGGAACATCGGGGCCTCGAAGGTCGGACCGTCGCGGGCGGGCATCTTCCTCAACCTGCTGCCCGTGTTCACGGTGGTCATCGCCCTGGCGTTCGGCGCGACGCTCGAACTGCCCGCCGTCATCGGCGGCGCGATCGTGATCGCGGGCGTCTACCTCACGCTGCACCAGCGCAGGTCGCGTGGGACGGTCGGGCTCGAGGGGTCAGCTTCGGGGCTCTCCGGCGACCCGATCGAGCCAATCACGAAGAAGCGCCCCGAATAG
- a CDS encoding alpha/beta fold hydrolase, whose amino-acid sequence MNVPAFNVLEHGSGLPLLALHGFPVDHRLMSGCLEPLFEPGEPIRRLYPDLPGLGASSGDGVSSTRDVLDRVDAFIDEAIGDEPFLLVGESYGGYLSRALVQRRRAQVLGLALICPMVVAEASARRVPPRTVRRPDPELIARLEPVEAAEFTDVAVVESAETLERFRAEVAPGLAAGDPAPVARIRADYGLEEPIERGEPFTAPTLILAGRQDWIVGYRDQWRLVERYPAATFAVLDVAGHNLQFERPDLFGALLRDWLDRVAGEPRS is encoded by the coding sequence GTGAACGTTCCGGCCTTCAACGTCCTCGAGCACGGCTCCGGGCTGCCCCTGCTCGCCCTGCACGGCTTCCCCGTCGACCATCGGCTGATGAGCGGATGCCTCGAGCCGCTCTTCGAGCCGGGTGAGCCGATCCGGCGCCTCTACCCCGACCTGCCCGGCCTCGGCGCATCCTCGGGCGACGGCGTCTCGAGCACGCGCGACGTGCTCGACCGCGTGGACGCGTTCATCGACGAGGCGATCGGCGACGAGCCGTTCCTCCTCGTGGGCGAGTCGTACGGCGGCTACCTGTCGCGAGCGCTGGTGCAGCGGCGGCGCGCGCAGGTGCTCGGGCTCGCGCTCATCTGCCCGATGGTCGTCGCCGAGGCGTCCGCCCGCCGTGTTCCACCGCGCACGGTGCGCCGTCCCGATCCCGAGCTGATCGCGCGCCTCGAACCCGTGGAAGCCGCCGAGTTCACGGACGTCGCAGTGGTCGAGTCGGCCGAGACCCTCGAACGCTTCCGCGCCGAGGTCGCACCCGGCCTGGCCGCGGGCGACCCCGCCCCCGTCGCTCGCATCCGCGCCGACTACGGGCTCGAGGAGCCGATCGAGCGCGGGGAGCCGTTCACGGCGCCCACCCTGATCCTCGCCGGCCGCCAGGACTGGATCGTGGGGTACCGCGACCAATGGCGTCTCGTGGAGCGCTACCCCGCCGCGACCTTCGCCGTGCTCGACGTCGCCGGCCACAACCTGCAGTTCGAGCGGCCCGACCTATTCGGGGCGCTTCTTCGTGATTGGCTCGATCGGGTCGCCGGAGAGCCCCGAAGCTGA
- the ychF gene encoding redox-regulated ATPase YchF, with protein MALTIGIVGLPNVGKSTLFNALTKNQVLAANYPFATIEPNIGVVNLPDPRLETLAGIFGSERILPATVSFVDIAGIVRGASEGEGLGNKFLANIREADAIAQVVRGFEDSDVVHVEGVVDPKNDMETINAELILADLETLERAITRYEKEVKGRKLDPSVLAAAKEAQEELQKGTPLSASKVDIAPIAELGLLTAKPFIYVFNVDEAVLTDAAKKAELAALVAPAEAVFLDAKIESELIDLDPADAAELLASTGQDESGLDQLARVGFDTLGLQTYLTAGPKESRAWTIRKGWKAPQAAGVIHTDFEKGFIKAEVISFGDLVETGSVVEARAKGKARMEGKDYVMQDGDVVEFRFNV; from the coding sequence GTGGCACTCACCATCGGAATCGTCGGACTCCCGAACGTCGGCAAGTCGACCCTCTTCAACGCCCTCACCAAGAACCAGGTGCTCGCTGCGAACTACCCGTTCGCGACGATCGAGCCGAACATCGGCGTGGTGAACCTGCCCGACCCGCGGCTCGAGACGCTCGCCGGCATATTCGGCTCCGAGCGCATCCTGCCCGCGACGGTGTCGTTCGTCGACATCGCCGGCATCGTGCGGGGCGCGAGCGAGGGCGAGGGCCTCGGCAACAAGTTCCTCGCGAACATCCGCGAGGCCGACGCGATCGCGCAGGTCGTGCGCGGATTCGAGGACTCCGACGTCGTGCATGTCGAGGGCGTCGTCGACCCGAAGAACGACATGGAGACGATCAACGCCGAACTGATCCTCGCCGACCTCGAGACGCTCGAGCGCGCCATCACGCGCTACGAGAAGGAGGTCAAGGGCAGGAAGCTCGACCCCTCGGTGCTCGCGGCCGCAAAGGAGGCGCAGGAGGAACTGCAGAAGGGCACGCCCCTCTCGGCCTCGAAGGTCGACATCGCGCCCATCGCCGAGCTCGGGCTGCTCACCGCGAAGCCCTTCATCTACGTCTTCAACGTCGACGAGGCAGTGCTGACGGATGCCGCGAAGAAGGCCGAGCTCGCGGCGCTCGTCGCGCCCGCCGAGGCCGTGTTCCTCGATGCGAAGATCGAGTCCGAGCTCATCGACCTCGACCCCGCGGATGCCGCGGAGCTGCTCGCGTCGACGGGGCAGGACGAGTCGGGCCTCGACCAGCTCGCCCGCGTCGGCTTCGACACGCTCGGCCTGCAGACCTACCTCACCGCCGGCCCCAAGGAGTCGCGCGCCTGGACGATCCGCAAGGGCTGGAAGGCCCCGCAGGCGGCCGGCGTGATCCACACCGACTTCGAGAAGGGCTTCATCAAGGCCGAGGTCATCTCGTTCGGCGACCTCGTCGAGACGGGCTCGGTCGTCGAGGCCCGCGCCAAGGGCAAGGCCCGCATGGAGGGCAAGGACTACGTCATGCAGGACGGCGACGTGGTCGAGTTCCGGTTCAACGTCTAG
- a CDS encoding FAD-dependent monooxygenase, with amino-acid sequence MLGILVRILFWPVARTWFKMKPMTDVIVVGAGPAGMMLAGELALAGVDVAVVERRTTSELVGSRAGGFHSRTIEILDQRGIADRFLAAGQTAQTARFGTSVLDIGDLPTRHPYGLALWQNQIEPILAGWIEELGVRVEHGREVTGFVQDEDGVEVEFSDGETRRASYLVGADGGRSVIRKAAGIEFPGWEATRSNLIAEVEVTEEPPSGMRQDESGTHGLLPMPGGPTYRVVTTERRLVTAADPTLADLSNALTAVYGTDFGVHDPTWISRFTDATRQAATYRNGRVLLIGDAAHIHSPAGGQGIGLGIQDAVNLGWKLAQVVKGISPQSLLDTYTAERHPADARALELSMAQTVLQRADPRTAALNEILDDLLMTDAARRQLAARIHGLDVAYDLGAGHPLLGRRMPDLDLEIARTPTRVSELLHDARPLLLDFADQRRFEASPWAGRVRVVDARFTGAWELPVLGQVAPPTAVLVRPDGHVAWVEDGTEEPLTDALTHWFGEPRPADVR; translated from the coding sequence GTGCTGGGCATCCTCGTGAGGATCCTCTTCTGGCCGGTCGCCCGAACCTGGTTCAAGATGAAGCCCATGACTGACGTGATCGTGGTCGGGGCCGGGCCGGCCGGGATGATGCTGGCCGGCGAGCTGGCGCTCGCGGGTGTCGATGTCGCCGTCGTCGAGCGTCGGACGACCTCCGAACTCGTCGGGTCGCGCGCAGGCGGATTCCACTCGCGCACGATCGAGATCCTCGACCAGCGCGGGATCGCCGATCGGTTCCTGGCGGCGGGGCAGACCGCGCAGACGGCGAGGTTCGGGACCTCCGTGCTCGACATCGGCGACCTCCCGACGCGGCATCCGTACGGCCTCGCGCTGTGGCAGAACCAGATCGAGCCGATCCTCGCCGGCTGGATCGAGGAGCTCGGGGTTCGTGTGGAGCACGGACGAGAGGTGACCGGCTTCGTGCAGGACGAGGACGGCGTCGAGGTCGAGTTCTCCGATGGCGAGACACGGCGCGCGAGCTACCTCGTCGGCGCCGACGGCGGCCGCAGCGTGATCCGCAAGGCGGCGGGCATCGAGTTCCCCGGCTGGGAGGCCACCCGCAGCAACCTCATCGCCGAGGTCGAGGTGACGGAGGAACCGCCGTCGGGCATGCGCCAGGACGAGTCGGGCACCCACGGCCTCCTGCCGATGCCGGGCGGGCCCACCTATCGCGTCGTGACGACCGAACGCCGGCTCGTCACGGCCGCGGATCCGACCCTCGCCGATCTCAGCAACGCCCTCACGGCGGTCTACGGCACCGACTTCGGCGTGCACGATCCGACCTGGATCTCGCGATTCACGGATGCCACGCGCCAGGCTGCGACGTATCGGAACGGGCGCGTCCTGCTGATCGGGGACGCCGCGCACATCCACTCTCCCGCCGGCGGCCAGGGCATCGGCCTCGGCATCCAGGACGCCGTCAACCTGGGCTGGAAGCTCGCGCAGGTCGTGAAGGGGATCTCACCGCAGTCGCTGCTCGACACCTACACCGCCGAGCGGCATCCCGCCGACGCGCGGGCGCTCGAGCTCTCGATGGCGCAGACGGTCCTCCAGCGGGCGGACCCGCGCACCGCTGCCCTGAACGAGATCCTCGACGACCTCCTGATGACGGATGCCGCGCGCAGGCAGCTCGCCGCCCGCATCCACGGCCTCGACGTCGCCTACGACCTCGGCGCGGGGCATCCGCTGCTCGGCCGACGGATGCCGGACCTCGACCTCGAGATCGCGCGCACCCCGACGCGGGTCTCCGAACTCCTGCACGATGCCAGGCCCCTGCTGCTCGACTTCGCCGACCAGCGGCGGTTCGAAGCCTCACCGTGGGCGGGCCGGGTGCGAGTGGTGGACGCGCGATTCACCGGCGCGTGGGAGCTGCCGGTGCTCGGGCAGGTCGCGCCGCCGACCGCCGTGCTCGTGCGGCCCGACGGCCACGTCGCCTGGGTCGAGGACGGGACGGAGGAGCCGCTCACCGATGCCCTCACGCACTGGTTCGGCGAGCCTCGTCCCGCGGATGTGCGCTGA